A region from the Linepithema humile isolate Giens D197 chromosome 1, Lhum_UNIL_v1.0, whole genome shotgun sequence genome encodes:
- the LOC105676652 gene encoding odorant receptor 4-like isoform X2 — protein MLANKNYENDIKYTMQLNRFVFRLLGIWPYMETEPSFFENIQNILLILGCYFLLCCELIPTILYIIIIEKRTRVRLKLISSVMFTILAVLKYSNLVFSKNQVRNCLMQVRNDWRNVASASARHSMIDKARTARQLLILCGIFMYSSGLYFRTVVPLSKGKFVTDQNITIRFLPCPSYFVLFDGRISPAYEIMFCIQFFSGFIKYTITVAICSLAALCVMHICAQLEILKALMNNLVNESEVKNLDKRLAVTVEYQIRMRNFLQLVQNTLEYTSLLEVMGCTIIVCLLGHDILTEWEDQNVVAMGSYLVLLTSIGFNIFIFCFIGEQLSLEAEKLSLTVCTLAWYRLPDAKARALTLVIAMSNIPTKLRAGKFIDLSIRTFGDVVKTAVTYFNLIRKVME, from the exons atgttggcaaacaaaaattatgagaacgatataaaatataccatGCAATTAAATCGTTTTGTTTTTCGTCTGTTGGGTATTTGGCCTTACATGGAGACAGAGCCctcatttttcgaaaatatccaAAACATCTTGCTGATATTGGGCTGCTACTTTCTCCTCTGCTGCGAATTAATTCCAACGATCctgtacataattattatagaaaaacgAACTCGTGTCAGATTGAAACTTATATCGTCTGTAATGTTCACAATATTAGCTGTTCTGAAGTATAGCAACCTAGTGTTTAGCAAGAACCAAGTGAGAAACTGCTTGATGCAAGTGAGAAACGACTGGCGAAACGTCGCAAGCGCGAGCGCTCGTCACTCCATGATTGACAAAGCCAGAACTGCAAGGCAGTTACTGATCCTGTGTggtatatttatgtattcctCCGGATTGTATTTCCGTACAGTTGTGCCACTGAGCAAGGGAAAGTTCGTCACCGATCAGAACATTACGATCAGATTTTTGCCATGCCCGAGTTACTTTGTTCTTTTCGACGGACGTATTAGTCCCGCATACGAAATCATGTTCTGTATACAGTTCTTCTCTGGATTTATAAAGTATACTATTACGGTGGCGATCTGCAGTCTGGCCGCTCTCTGCGTTATGCACATATGCGCGCAGTTAGAAATACTGAAGGCGTTGATGAACAATTTAGTGAACGAGTCTGAAGTCAAGAATTTGGACAAGAGACTGGCCGTGACCGTGGAATACCAGATCAGGATGCGAAA TTTCTTACAATTGGTGCAGAACACTTTGGAATATACGAGTCTGTTAGAAGTGATGGGATGTACGATAATTGTATGTCTTTTAGGACATGATATTCTCACG GAGTGGGAAGATCAAAATGTTGTAGCTATGGGCTCGTATCTCGTCCTACTCACGTCAAttggatttaatatttttatcttttgttttatCGGCGAGCAACTTTCCCTAGAG GCGGAGAAATTGTCATTAACTGTGTGCACATTGGCCTGGTACCGTCTTCCGGATGCGAAAGCACGAGCACTGACCTTGGTCATAGCCATGTCGAATATTCCGACAAAACTTAGAGCTGGGAAGTTTATCGATCTTTCTATCAGAACCTTCGGCGAT GTTGTTAAGACGGCCGTAAcgtattttaatcttattcgAAAAGTTATGGAATAA
- the LOC105676652 gene encoding odorant receptor 4-like isoform X1 has translation MLANKNYENDIKYTMQLNRFVFRLLGIWPYMETEPSFFENIQNILLILGCYFLLCCELIPTILYIIIIEKRTRVRLKLISSVMFTILAVLKYSNLVFSKNQVRNCLMQVRNDWRNVASASARHSMIDKARTARQLLILCGIFMYSSGLYFRTVVPLSKGKFVTDQNITIRFLPCPSYFVLFDGRISPAYEIMFCIQFFSGFIKYTITVAICSLAALCVMHICAQLEILKALMNNLVNESEVKNLDKRLAVTVEYQIRMRNFLQLVQNTLEYTSLLEVMGCTIIVCLLGHDILTEWEDQNVVAMGSYLVLLTSIGFNIFIFCFIGEQLSLEAEKLSLTVCTLAWYRLPDAKARALTLVIAMSNIPTKLRAGKFIDLSIRTFGDVSNVFTIKGKLIKIYYLLGC, from the exons atgttggcaaacaaaaattatgagaacgatataaaatataccatGCAATTAAATCGTTTTGTTTTTCGTCTGTTGGGTATTTGGCCTTACATGGAGACAGAGCCctcatttttcgaaaatatccaAAACATCTTGCTGATATTGGGCTGCTACTTTCTCCTCTGCTGCGAATTAATTCCAACGATCctgtacataattattatagaaaaacgAACTCGTGTCAGATTGAAACTTATATCGTCTGTAATGTTCACAATATTAGCTGTTCTGAAGTATAGCAACCTAGTGTTTAGCAAGAACCAAGTGAGAAACTGCTTGATGCAAGTGAGAAACGACTGGCGAAACGTCGCAAGCGCGAGCGCTCGTCACTCCATGATTGACAAAGCCAGAACTGCAAGGCAGTTACTGATCCTGTGTggtatatttatgtattcctCCGGATTGTATTTCCGTACAGTTGTGCCACTGAGCAAGGGAAAGTTCGTCACCGATCAGAACATTACGATCAGATTTTTGCCATGCCCGAGTTACTTTGTTCTTTTCGACGGACGTATTAGTCCCGCATACGAAATCATGTTCTGTATACAGTTCTTCTCTGGATTTATAAAGTATACTATTACGGTGGCGATCTGCAGTCTGGCCGCTCTCTGCGTTATGCACATATGCGCGCAGTTAGAAATACTGAAGGCGTTGATGAACAATTTAGTGAACGAGTCTGAAGTCAAGAATTTGGACAAGAGACTGGCCGTGACCGTGGAATACCAGATCAGGATGCGAAA TTTCTTACAATTGGTGCAGAACACTTTGGAATATACGAGTCTGTTAGAAGTGATGGGATGTACGATAATTGTATGTCTTTTAGGACATGATATTCTCACG GAGTGGGAAGATCAAAATGTTGTAGCTATGGGCTCGTATCTCGTCCTACTCACGTCAAttggatttaatatttttatcttttgttttatCGGCGAGCAACTTTCCCTAGAG GCGGAGAAATTGTCATTAACTGTGTGCACATTGGCCTGGTACCGTCTTCCGGATGCGAAAGCACGAGCACTGACCTTGGTCATAGCCATGTCGAATATTCCGACAAAACTTAGAGCTGGGAAGTTTATCGATCTTTCTATCAGAACCTTCGGCGATGTAAGTAATGTGTTTACtataaaaggaaaattaatcaaaatttattatcttctaGGTTGTTAA
- the LOC105676674 gene encoding odorant receptor 4-like isoform X1, with product MHANTFYRDDIRRTVHVTRGVLNLIGVWPSRDDSSALKIVRTKMLRVLCQVLLYFIFVPGVLKIFLKESNARRRFKMVGPMCNSLIAILKHMVLIYRDDRIKDCIRHIEEDWEKVNPAEDRKIMMNNSRIGRSLAILCIAFVYGSGFSYRTIVPLLRGVVVTSQNVTIRPLGIAGYYVFIDPQKTPAYEIIFTMQFLSGFVQYSITSGACSLAALLVLHACSQLKILIARMEDLTKTEHFSAKIANQKLAAIVKQHIRIKSFLNKVEEIFQYTCLVEVIGCTFILCLLGYYIILEWKDNNAVSMLTYSILLLTFAFNIFIFCFIGELLTDQNMKMYITSCTLDWYYIPHKTARGLILMIAVSSIPIKITAGKFMDLSLNSFGAIVRTSVAYLNILRTTSI from the exons ATGCACGCAAATACTTTCTATCGCGATGACATCAGACGCACTGTGCACGTGACGCGCGGTGTTCTGAACCTGATCGGCGTATGGCCGTCGCGCGACGATTCGTCCGCTCTGAAAATCGTCCGGACAAAAATGCTGCGAGTCTTGTGCCAGGTCCTGCTCTATTTCATTTTCGTGCCGGGCGTgctgaaaatatttctcaaggAATCAAACGCGCGCCGTCGCTTCAAGATGGTCGGCCCCATGTGCAACAGCCTGATAGCCATCCTAAAACACATGGTGCTGATTTACCGAGATGACCGAATTAAAGATTGCATTAGGCACATTGAAGAGGACTGGGAAAAGGTGAACCCGGCGGAGGACCGTAAGATCATGATGAACAACTCAAGGATTGGACGCAGTCTGGCGATTCTTTGCATAGCCTTTGTGTACGGGAGCGGATTCTCGTATCGCACGATCGTGCCGTTATTACGCGGGGTCGTCGTCACTTCGCAAAACGTGACGATTAGACCGTTGGGAATCGCCGGTTATTACGTATTCATTGATCCGCAGAAGACGCCGGCTTACGAGATCATCTTTACCATGCAATTTCTCTCCGGATTCGTGCAGTACTCGATAACAAGTGGAGCCTGCAGCCTGGCGGCTCTATTGGTGCTGCACGCCTGCAGTCAATTGAAAATTCTCATTGCCAGGATGGAGGATCTTACAAAGACGGAGCACTTTTCCGCTAAAATTGCCAACCAAAAATTGGCGGCTATCGTAAAGCAACATATCAGGATTAAGAG CTTTTTAAACAAGGTAGaggaaatttttcaatacacGTGTCTGGTGGAGGTGATCGGGTGCACTTTTATCTTGTGTCTTCTtggatattatataatactg GAATGGAAAGATAACAATGCGGTGTCTATGTTAACGTATTCTATACTTCTTCTAACATTCgctttcaacatttttatattctgtttcATCGGTGAGCTTCTCACAGATCAG AATATGAAGATGTACATTACTTCTTGTACTCTTGATTGGTACTACATACCTCACAAAACTGCTCGCGGTCTCATTTTAATGATCGCGGTGTCTAGTATTCCTATTAAAATCACCGCAGGAAAATTTATGGATCTATCTCTTAACAGCTTCGGTGCT ATTGTGCGGACATCAGTggcttatttaaatatattacgcaCAACCAGTATTTAA
- the LOC105676674 gene encoding uncharacterized protein isoform X2, which produces MHANTFYRDDIRRTVHVTRGVLNLIGVWPSRDDSSALKIVRTKMLRVLCQVLLYFIFVPGVLKIFLKESNARRRFKMVGPMCNSLIAILKHMVLIYRDDRIKDCIRHIEEDWEKVNPAEDRKIMMNNSRIGRSLAILCIAFVYGSGFSYRTIVPLLRGVVVTSQNVTIRPLGIAGYYVFIDPQKTPAYEIIFTMQFLSGFVQYSITSGACSLAALLVLHACSQLKILIARMEDLTKTEHFSAKIANQKLAAIVKQHIRIKSFLNKVEEIFQYTCLVEVIGCTFILCLLGYYIILEWKDNNAVSMLTYSILLLTFAFNIFIFCFIGELLTDQSETR; this is translated from the exons ATGCACGCAAATACTTTCTATCGCGATGACATCAGACGCACTGTGCACGTGACGCGCGGTGTTCTGAACCTGATCGGCGTATGGCCGTCGCGCGACGATTCGTCCGCTCTGAAAATCGTCCGGACAAAAATGCTGCGAGTCTTGTGCCAGGTCCTGCTCTATTTCATTTTCGTGCCGGGCGTgctgaaaatatttctcaaggAATCAAACGCGCGCCGTCGCTTCAAGATGGTCGGCCCCATGTGCAACAGCCTGATAGCCATCCTAAAACACATGGTGCTGATTTACCGAGATGACCGAATTAAAGATTGCATTAGGCACATTGAAGAGGACTGGGAAAAGGTGAACCCGGCGGAGGACCGTAAGATCATGATGAACAACTCAAGGATTGGACGCAGTCTGGCGATTCTTTGCATAGCCTTTGTGTACGGGAGCGGATTCTCGTATCGCACGATCGTGCCGTTATTACGCGGGGTCGTCGTCACTTCGCAAAACGTGACGATTAGACCGTTGGGAATCGCCGGTTATTACGTATTCATTGATCCGCAGAAGACGCCGGCTTACGAGATCATCTTTACCATGCAATTTCTCTCCGGATTCGTGCAGTACTCGATAACAAGTGGAGCCTGCAGCCTGGCGGCTCTATTGGTGCTGCACGCCTGCAGTCAATTGAAAATTCTCATTGCCAGGATGGAGGATCTTACAAAGACGGAGCACTTTTCCGCTAAAATTGCCAACCAAAAATTGGCGGCTATCGTAAAGCAACATATCAGGATTAAGAG CTTTTTAAACAAGGTAGaggaaatttttcaatacacGTGTCTGGTGGAGGTGATCGGGTGCACTTTTATCTTGTGTCTTCTtggatattatataatactg GAATGGAAAGATAACAATGCGGTGTCTATGTTAACGTATTCTATACTTCTTCTAACATTCgctttcaacatttttatattctgtttcATCGGTGAGCTTCTCACAGATCAG